agcaatggaaagGAAGGGACTCCTGTGGGCTCAAAGTATGACCTGGTGCTGGAAGGCTTGCATGCAATCTGAAAGCCTTGATCACTCATTGGACGGCGGTCATGCCAATCTTTGCCTCCTGGCAAATGAGCTTAGAGCTGGCGCTGGAGGAAGTGGTCGCGGTTGACCCTTCCAGCTCCACCTACCATCGCCagcccatcagggtctttcccgcCTTGACTGCGGTCAGCTCAGCTTCGGTCTTGGTGGGCCGGTCTGTGGGCCACCCCCTCACCGTTCCTGTTGTGGGGCCTACACCAGCAACTCGCAGACTCCTGTTCCCTGTGCAGCCGACGTCTCTgctttcccacccccaccctgcggTTCCACTGCCAACAGCGTCTCCTCAGCGCAACGCTCAGCCCGGCGGCCGCCATCTTCCCCACAGACATCACTGCAGGACGATCACTGTCTGGCACGTCTCTCCTGCCATGTCTGCCACAGAGGAGCACGACTGGATCCCAGGTGGCCAGGAGAGAGCTGGTGGTGGGGCGGGCCGCGACCCCAGTCTCCTTGGGGTCCAAGCATCTGCTTGCGAGGGGACGGAAGGAGTCGAGGAGGCCACGGCTCTTCTGGCTTCCTTGGAGGTCTCCAGAGCCCTTCCCGGGGAGCAGGGTTTGCCACAGGCCGCAGTGGAAGAGGAATGTGGTAGAGAGCCGTTAGAGGAGTCGGAGATGGAGGAAGATGTAGAGATGCAGGAGGACAAGGAAGAGAGTGAGATCGATTTCGAGTTGGAGGacgtggaggaggaggagcacctGTCTGGAGAGGGCGAGGAAGAGGAGGACGAGAATGAGCAGGAGGGTGCGGCAGTGGTTGCAGGCCTTGGATTCTGCATGGATACGTTTGGGCCCCTGTTCCAGGGTCACCTCGACTCCTTTCTACGCAATTTCCGTAACAACAGACATGTCCTGTTCTGGCCTCACGCTGACCGCCTGATGGCCAGGGGCTGCTCCCAGCCACCCTCGGACGCTGGAGAAGGTCCGGTGCCTCCTCAGGAGCAGGAAGacctgggagagggaggcagagtctTGCAGGGTGAGTACCCACTGGAGGGCGATACACCCTGGGAGCTGTGGGATCCTGCGGAGGGGGTTGCATCCTAGAAGACAAAGGAACCAGCAGTGGAGGCCGAGTTCTGGGCGAGGAAGCCCTGACTGCTGCCTCTGAGACTGGGAGGCTGAGGCCTGTGATCCCGGAGGGGCTGAGGCGGGCAAGTGGTGGCTGAGCCTTCAGGCCCTTGTGGGGCCATTGAGCTCAAAGGCAGGTAGGTCTCTAGCAGTCACACAGTGGGTCAGAACTCTCAAAAACCTCCGGGCACAATTTACACAAGTGGAAGCCCAGTTCTGGAGACCTTCATGGTCTCGAGAAACAGCATGCTGCCTTCTCCCAACCTAGAGGCAAACAAGTGGCATCCCTCCCTGTTGGTCAACGGCTTTAACAAATGTGAATATTTTTGGTAGGAGGATCTGAGAAAATGATGACATAGCACAGGGGCACTTTTCAGGGATTGAGGAATCTGAGCATCCCCATAGAATTTGTCTTTAAgtcaaacaaacatttttttccattgaaattCCGACACACACGTACAAAATGGTATCAGTATCAAATGATTCGGATCCCTTCTCCACAGGGGCCAGAAATAATCAGAGAGATCTGTGTACCGATCTACTGGAAAGAGGGGAAAAACGTTTGTGAACATTGTCAAGCAGCAGACATGATGGGGGGCTAGAAATGTATCCAGgtattatttgttgtttctttcattaaacctatttctcttctctcaggcctagactctgctgctggttttaagttgggATATTTTCCCTGCCAACTTTTGACCCCAATGTCTGCATCATTCTGCCCTAATGATGAGGGTGAGGATCAGTATGAAAACACtgatgaagaggaagaggatggaAATGAAAAACCTGAAGGACTCTAAATGGATGTGGTCTCAGCAAAGAGCAGCTCTGGATAATACAGGTATTGTTGTATAGGCTTTAGTACGACATAACCATTCCTGACACATACCTGTTACTAacagctttatatttttaatttttcttctgtaaagtaaataagaaaattgttgagatttaattttggaaaaacagtttatttttaGTAATGTATTCTAGATAATGTAGGAGGCAGTATGTTctgaaatgtatttcatttatagCCACAAGTCCTTTGTCCTGTAGCTTTAAGTCTACTATAGTTGGTGAATTTATCAGACCTGGAAATGGAGACCAGTGCTTGTTTAGAGAATAGTCACCAGAAGCAGCAGCTAAAGTGACTAGGCCATGCATTAGCTGTGTCATCATCACCTGGCCACAGAATTGTAGTCTCGTGTACTGACGATGACTTTGAGAAAGCGATTCCTTACAAAGTAGTAAGATGTTAAGGGTTTCAAGAGAACTGCATTTCAGGATTAATTCACAAATATTAgttcaatttatattttttattcaaagaaaagaaaactaatctcagtattatttttggttgtcactGAAGTGGTAATTatatctttgtttctctttcctctattcattcatctttgagtctctctcactcactctctcACTCTTTCTTAGTTTTCATGCATGTGGATGTTTGATAAAGCCTCATCCTCGTTTTACACATGTGGAAACTGAAGGTCTGGAAATATAAGGGATTGATGATTTGTGCAAGGGAACACTAGTTTTTTAGGGGGAATGACTTATTTAAATCACAGTGTGGCCTTTCAAGGAATCAGCAAGCATTTATAGTGGTGTGCAAGAGGGAGATAAGTATTGCATTAGCAATGATGTGCACCCTGATCACCAAGGGTCTGGGTTACaagaagaaaacattaagaaaatagaTGTACATAGTGTTGACTCATATTTAGAAAGTCACTGCATGTTATTGAGGTACAATTGTTAACTGGCTCTTATTTCATCCTACAGTGGGAAGGCATAGAAAAAGCAGACAGCCAAAGAAAAGATGAATCTGTTCTTCATGGATATTCTTGTTTACATTAGCCTGAAATACTAATTTTGTTTCAAAGTTTCAATGCCCCAAAGTGATACTAACTACTGACATCTGACTTTACTCTTATCTTTTACAGATACTTTGATAGTATTGTtcacattggaaataaaagcttGTTTGAAAGTAATAAGccgtagttgtttttttttttttttcacataaatacCACTGATTCAAATCTATCATTGTTCAATTTATTTTGGCCCACCTTACTGTCACTGAAAGGGATTTCTTTCTGCTATTTGTCAAGCCTGTTTTAAATCCTTTTATTGCAgccccaaataaattaaaatataagattgTAAATAATTTGTGGGATGGTGCCCTAGCCTCTACTATATTTTATTGAAAGGAACTGATGGATGACCTAGCTTCCCTGgaacagcagcatcagcatcagctgGAAACTTGTTTGCAATGCACATTCTCAGACCCTGCTCCAGACCTACTGAGTTGGAAATTCTGAGGGTAGGCCGCTAGCCATCAGGGTTTTACAGTCCTCCAGGTGCTACTGAAGCACATTGAAGTTTCagaaccactgctttagagcAGTGGGGGAAAGGTTTGCTACACCCACTGCAGGATCATCCTTAACTCACTGACTTGGTACTGCTGCAGGTAAACTAAACAGGGTGGTAAGATCTGGACTTAGGAAGACACTAGAATTCTCAGGGGCTTGAGACACAAAGAGGGGTGTGTTAGTGTCCTAAGGTTAccgtaacaaattgccacaaaccagatggcttaaaacaacagaaatacattctcagttctggaggccagaagtctgaggtCAAGGTATCAGCAAGGGTGGTCCCT
This genomic stretch from Bos taurus isolate L1 Dominette 01449 registration number 42190680 breed Hereford unplaced genomic scaffold, ARS-UCD2.0 Leftover_ScbfJmS_935, whole genome shotgun sequence harbors:
- the LOC100848430 gene encoding uncharacterized protein, which gives rise to MPIFASWQMSLELALEEVVAVDPSSSTYHRQPIRVFPALTAVSSASVLVGRSVGHPLTVPVVGPTPATRRLLFPVQPTSLLSHPHPAVPLPTASPQRNAQPGGRHLPHRHHCRTITVWHVSPAMSATEEHDWIPGGQERAGGGAGRDPSLLGVQASACEGTEGVEEATALLASLEVSRALPGEQGLPQAAVEEECGREPLEESEMEEDVEMQEDKEESEIDFELEDVEEEEHLSGEGEEEEDENEQEGAAVVAGLGFCMDTFGPLFQGHLDSFLRNFRNNRHVLFWPHADRLMARGCSQPPSDAGEGPVPPQEQEDLGEGGRVLQGLDSAAGFKLGYFPCQLLTPMSASFCPNDEGEDQYENTDEEEEDGNEKPEGL